The Osmia lignaria lignaria isolate PbOS001 chromosome 14, iyOsmLign1, whole genome shotgun sequence genome has a window encoding:
- the LOC117605661 gene encoding uncharacterized protein LOC117605661 isoform X10, whose protein sequence is MGANLTKQSRREATQRDVERERRQRMEAEARVREATAEAERARSRVHHLQRELARMEETSRGLLQHKHRAEQLKQEKTALTLSYEARVHQYQAQISKLQLENESMRGQLRGLEAACAGEVHAALVARLATLETEHAALARDADAQRRQYERCLDDVANQVVRALLSQKGLREEIGALQRRIRELEAQNRTLSGLLAQAASPGSPTELIQGILEAGPAAVVAALGLDPAWVPLARPRSLNLQIPVMAATKCRRNRPLAQKPSEEEGSESPESGNRDEGYSTMSSDVQGEGARQEPSRGLEDLKEATDETEADVSPDARLVALDAGDPDVLFLPLNLTVGINPRHSYPPTKDLLPYQHVMRSFSDSHLCLKLTTTTNFTPYKLSSPIGSSSLLLVEEEGWDAEYVQQWLRLDDSRSAQQHRDLLELEYDRAELEDWSFSLSTEDLVQNESTVWKEPATTTTTPALPAIKEHNPLELEEDANECLWNGASYLADRTGGELVALLMDARATGSWPYATSPGASWSSEEGALENSSKRSSAALSGCSDDPDSPSVGTDFTRDFYRLVKFESTKSLASTSSRSGRPPPDREQALQSVLSFIAEQQMYLAELPNNLLEHGNVPLATEVVEETENKDERGTEAMCTEIETSVDQDNSNTENVVETSSNDDLLDQIPVPSLAPEERIISAVACNGGVSYTTVAPSELGAVPEEDEEAATSSTPSTVVSPARAPLLVEGRDRSLSFHERATSKDVIDELNRMIRKGEEHTVTHESQVPLEKLDLACCCPTGWVHVERDIDFTDPKARANLLDVMLESSESSSATSSSGSAGSDSGDEPPDYRHLHRLHRYRRQKKASAAQAHRVLRLPSTWGSSRPSIIGRGEDFFVRYGDKEREAVASFDFLDEIVPPSSRGSNTSLIDLDDTPSAELRGDIMKLSPL, encoded by the exons AGAGAGGCCACGCAACGAGATGTGGAACGTGAACGGCGACAACGAATGGAAGCCGAAGCTCGTGTACGCGAGGCTACGGCTGAAGCTGAACGAGCACGCTCCAGGGTTCATCATCTCCAAAGAGAGCTGGCCAG GATGGAGGAGACGTCACGGGGGTTGTTGCAACACAAGCACAGGGCTGAACAGCTGAAGCAAGAGAAAACCGCGCTCACGCTATCTTACGAG GCACGCGTACATCAGTATCAGGCACAAATCTCGAAGCTGCAGCTGGAGAACGAGTCAATGAGGGGTCAGCTGCGCGGTTTGGAAGCTGCGTGTGCTGGCGAAGTGCATGCTGCACTTGTGGCACGTCTGGCGACCTTGGAAACAGAGCACGCCGCCTTGGCGCGTGACGCCGACGCTCAGCGTCGCCAGTACGAGCGGTGCCTGGACGACGTCGCCAACCAGGTGGTCCGCGCCCTTCTATCCCAAAAG GGTCTCAGGGAAGAAATCGGTGCATTGCAGAGGCGTATTCGGGAGCTGGAAGCTCAAAATCGAACGCTTTCAGGATTATTGGCACAGGCAGCGAGTCCTGGAAGTCCGACTGAGTTGATTCAAGGGATCCTCGAAGCTGGACCAGCGGCAGTGGTCGCTGCGCTTGGTCTCGATCCAGCTTGGGTTCCTTTAGCGAGGCCTCGTTCACTTAATCTACAGATACCAGTAATGGCTGCGACGAAATGTAGACGAAACAGACCCTTGG CCCAAAAACCGTCGGAAGAAGAAGGGAGCGAGAGTCCAGAGAGCGGCAACAGGGATGAAGGTTACTCGACGATGTCCAGCGATGTCCAGGGAGAGGGTGCTCGACAGGAACCATCCCGAGGGTTGGAGGATCTGAAGGAAGCGACCGACGAGACGGAGGCGGATGTTTCTCCGGATGCAAGATTGGTCGCCCTTGACGCTGGTGACCCTGACGTTCTATTTTTGCCGTTGAATCTCACTGTAGGAATAAACCCACGTCACAGCTATCCACCGACCAAAGATTTGCTGCCGTATCAACACGTGATGCGTAGCTTCTCTGACAGTCATCTATGCCTCAAGTTGACCACGACGACCAATTTTACACCCTACAAACTATCCAGCCCCATTGGATCGTCCTCTCTCCTCCTCGTCGAAGAGGAGGGTTGGGATGCTGAATATGTGCAACAATGGCTCag GTTGGACGACAGCAGAAGTGCTCAACAACATCGAGATCTCCTCGAGTTGGAATACGACAGAGCAGAACTGGAAGATTGGAGTTTCTCGTTGTCCACCGAGGACCTTGTTCAAAATGAATCCACGGTATGGAAGGAACCTGCTACCACTACAACCACCCCGGCTCTGCCGGCAATCAAGGAACATAATCCTCTAGAATTGGAAGAGGACGCGAACGAATGCTTATGGAATGGTGCCAGTTACCTGGCTGATAGAACCGGAGGCGAATTG GTTGCTTTGCTGATGGACGCTAGAGCAACTGGCTCGTGGCCATACGCTACAAGCCCGGGTGCTTCCTGGAGCAGCGAAGAAGGAGCTCTTGAAAACTCCAGCAAGAGATCATCGGCGGCTTTATCCGGTTGTAGCGACGATCCAGACTCTCCCTCCGTTGGCACCGATTTTACCAGAGACTTCTACAGGTTGGTCAAGTTCGAGAGTACGAAAAGCTTAGCTAGCACGTCGTCGAGAAGCGGAAGACCTCCGCCGGACAGAGAACAAGCTCTGCAAAGCGTGCTGTCGTTCATCGCGGAACAGCAAATGTACTTAGCCGAACTACCGAATAATCTGTTGGAGCACGGCAACGTACCTCTCGCAACGGAAG TTGTAGAGGAAACTGAAAACAAAGACGAGCGTGGAACCGAGGCGATGTGCACCGAAATAGAAACATCCGTCGATCAAGATAACAGCAACACGGAGAACGTCGTTGAAACGAGCAGTAACGACGATCTGCTGGATCAGATACCCGTGCCGTCTTTAGCACCAGAAGAGAGAATAATCAGTGCAGTAGCGTGTAACGGTGGCGTCTCTTACACCACGGTAGCGCCGTCTGAATTAGGAGCTGTCCCCGAAGAAGACGAGGAAGCGGCCACTTCCTCTACGCCGAGCACAGTT GTCAGTCCAGCAAGAGCGCCTTTATTAGTGGAGGGCAGAGATCGATCGTTGAGTTTCCATGAACGTGCCACGTCGAAAGATGTGATAGACGAGTTGAATCGAATGATCAGGAAGGGCGAGGAACACACGGTCACCCATGAAAGCCAGGTGCCGCTGGAAAAATTGGATCTCGCTTGCTGCTGCCCAACAGGATGGGTTCACGTTGAACGGGACATTGACTTTACCGACCCAAAA GCAAGAGCCAATCTTTTAGACGTGATGTTAGAAAGCAGCGAAAGTTCTTCGGCGACATCGAGCAGCGGATCAGCAGGAAGTGACTCGGGGGATGAACCGCCTGATTACCGTCACTTGCATAGATTACACCGATACCGACGACAAAAGAAAG CATCGGCGGCCCAGGCACATCGTGTGCTGAGACTGCCGTCAACGTGGGGTTCATCGAGGCCGTCGATCATTGGACGAGGCGAGGATTTCTTCGTGCGATACGGAGACAAGGAACGGGAAGCCGTGGCCTCTTTCGACTTCCTTGACGAGATCGTTCCGCCATCCTCCAGAGGCTCCAATACCAGTCTCATCGACCTGGACGACACACCGTCTGCTGAGCTTCGCGGTGACATCATGAAGCTATCTCCGCTCTAG
- the LOC117605661 gene encoding uncharacterized protein LOC117605661 isoform X8, with protein sequence MEQVLCRSLVRSFVYISSSLSVYIRREAQFRSSHRVVWMISYLIESLEERVQELEQALQAERFAAQRDRATITKLQRQINKREATQRDVERERRQRMEAEARVREATAEAERARSRVHHLQRELARMEETSRGLLQHKHRAEQLKQEKTALTLSYEARVHQYQAQISKLQLENESMRGQLRGLEAACAGEVHAALVARLATLETEHAALARDADAQRRQYERCLDDVANQVVRALLSQKGLREEIGALQRRIRELEAQNRTLSGLLAQAASPGSPTELIQGILEAGPAAVVAALGLDPAWVPLARPRSLNLQIPVMAATKCRRNRPLAQKPSEEEGSESPESGNRDEGYSTMSSDVQGEGARQEPSRGLEDLKEATDETEADVSPDARLVALDAGDPDVLFLPLNLTVGINPRHSYPPTKDLLPYQHVMRSFSDSHLCLKLTTTTNFTPYKLSSPIGSSSLLLVEEEGWDAEYVQQWLRLDDSRSAQQHRDLLELEYDRAELEDWSFSLSTEDLVQNESTVWKEPATTTTTPALPAIKEHNPLELEEDANECLWNGASYLADRTGGELVALLMDARATGSWPYATSPGASWSSEEGALENSSKRSSAALSGCSDDPDSPSVGTDFTRDFYRLVKFESTKSLASTSSRSGRPPPDREQALQSVLSFIAEQQMYLAELPNNLLEHGNVPLATEVVEETENKDERGTEAMCTEIETSVDQDNSNTENVVETSSNDDLLDQIPVPSLAPEERIISAVACNGGVSYTTVAPSELGAVPEEDEEAATSSTPSTVVSPARAPLLVEGRDRSLSFHERATSKDVIDELNRMIRKGEEHTVTHESQVPLEKLDLACCCPTGWVHVERDIDFTDPKARANLLDVMLESSESSSATSSSGSAGSDSGDEPPDYRHLHRLHRYRRQKKASAAQAHRVLRLPSTWGSSRPSIIGRGEDFFVRYGDKEREAVASFDFLDEIVPPSSRGSNTSLIDLDDTPSAELRGDIMKLSPL encoded by the exons AGAGAGGCCACGCAACGAGATGTGGAACGTGAACGGCGACAACGAATGGAAGCCGAAGCTCGTGTACGCGAGGCTACGGCTGAAGCTGAACGAGCACGCTCCAGGGTTCATCATCTCCAAAGAGAGCTGGCCAG GATGGAGGAGACGTCACGGGGGTTGTTGCAACACAAGCACAGGGCTGAACAGCTGAAGCAAGAGAAAACCGCGCTCACGCTATCTTACGAG GCACGCGTACATCAGTATCAGGCACAAATCTCGAAGCTGCAGCTGGAGAACGAGTCAATGAGGGGTCAGCTGCGCGGTTTGGAAGCTGCGTGTGCTGGCGAAGTGCATGCTGCACTTGTGGCACGTCTGGCGACCTTGGAAACAGAGCACGCCGCCTTGGCGCGTGACGCCGACGCTCAGCGTCGCCAGTACGAGCGGTGCCTGGACGACGTCGCCAACCAGGTGGTCCGCGCCCTTCTATCCCAAAAG GGTCTCAGGGAAGAAATCGGTGCATTGCAGAGGCGTATTCGGGAGCTGGAAGCTCAAAATCGAACGCTTTCAGGATTATTGGCACAGGCAGCGAGTCCTGGAAGTCCGACTGAGTTGATTCAAGGGATCCTCGAAGCTGGACCAGCGGCAGTGGTCGCTGCGCTTGGTCTCGATCCAGCTTGGGTTCCTTTAGCGAGGCCTCGTTCACTTAATCTACAGATACCAGTAATGGCTGCGACGAAATGTAGACGAAACAGACCCTTGG CCCAAAAACCGTCGGAAGAAGAAGGGAGCGAGAGTCCAGAGAGCGGCAACAGGGATGAAGGTTACTCGACGATGTCCAGCGATGTCCAGGGAGAGGGTGCTCGACAGGAACCATCCCGAGGGTTGGAGGATCTGAAGGAAGCGACCGACGAGACGGAGGCGGATGTTTCTCCGGATGCAAGATTGGTCGCCCTTGACGCTGGTGACCCTGACGTTCTATTTTTGCCGTTGAATCTCACTGTAGGAATAAACCCACGTCACAGCTATCCACCGACCAAAGATTTGCTGCCGTATCAACACGTGATGCGTAGCTTCTCTGACAGTCATCTATGCCTCAAGTTGACCACGACGACCAATTTTACACCCTACAAACTATCCAGCCCCATTGGATCGTCCTCTCTCCTCCTCGTCGAAGAGGAGGGTTGGGATGCTGAATATGTGCAACAATGGCTCag GTTGGACGACAGCAGAAGTGCTCAACAACATCGAGATCTCCTCGAGTTGGAATACGACAGAGCAGAACTGGAAGATTGGAGTTTCTCGTTGTCCACCGAGGACCTTGTTCAAAATGAATCCACGGTATGGAAGGAACCTGCTACCACTACAACCACCCCGGCTCTGCCGGCAATCAAGGAACATAATCCTCTAGAATTGGAAGAGGACGCGAACGAATGCTTATGGAATGGTGCCAGTTACCTGGCTGATAGAACCGGAGGCGAATTG GTTGCTTTGCTGATGGACGCTAGAGCAACTGGCTCGTGGCCATACGCTACAAGCCCGGGTGCTTCCTGGAGCAGCGAAGAAGGAGCTCTTGAAAACTCCAGCAAGAGATCATCGGCGGCTTTATCCGGTTGTAGCGACGATCCAGACTCTCCCTCCGTTGGCACCGATTTTACCAGAGACTTCTACAGGTTGGTCAAGTTCGAGAGTACGAAAAGCTTAGCTAGCACGTCGTCGAGAAGCGGAAGACCTCCGCCGGACAGAGAACAAGCTCTGCAAAGCGTGCTGTCGTTCATCGCGGAACAGCAAATGTACTTAGCCGAACTACCGAATAATCTGTTGGAGCACGGCAACGTACCTCTCGCAACGGAAG TTGTAGAGGAAACTGAAAACAAAGACGAGCGTGGAACCGAGGCGATGTGCACCGAAATAGAAACATCCGTCGATCAAGATAACAGCAACACGGAGAACGTCGTTGAAACGAGCAGTAACGACGATCTGCTGGATCAGATACCCGTGCCGTCTTTAGCACCAGAAGAGAGAATAATCAGTGCAGTAGCGTGTAACGGTGGCGTCTCTTACACCACGGTAGCGCCGTCTGAATTAGGAGCTGTCCCCGAAGAAGACGAGGAAGCGGCCACTTCCTCTACGCCGAGCACAGTT GTCAGTCCAGCAAGAGCGCCTTTATTAGTGGAGGGCAGAGATCGATCGTTGAGTTTCCATGAACGTGCCACGTCGAAAGATGTGATAGACGAGTTGAATCGAATGATCAGGAAGGGCGAGGAACACACGGTCACCCATGAAAGCCAGGTGCCGCTGGAAAAATTGGATCTCGCTTGCTGCTGCCCAACAGGATGGGTTCACGTTGAACGGGACATTGACTTTACCGACCCAAAA GCAAGAGCCAATCTTTTAGACGTGATGTTAGAAAGCAGCGAAAGTTCTTCGGCGACATCGAGCAGCGGATCAGCAGGAAGTGACTCGGGGGATGAACCGCCTGATTACCGTCACTTGCATAGATTACACCGATACCGACGACAAAAGAAAG CATCGGCGGCCCAGGCACATCGTGTGCTGAGACTGCCGTCAACGTGGGGTTCATCGAGGCCGTCGATCATTGGACGAGGCGAGGATTTCTTCGTGCGATACGGAGACAAGGAACGGGAAGCCGTGGCCTCTTTCGACTTCCTTGACGAGATCGTTCCGCCATCCTCCAGAGGCTCCAATACCAGTCTCATCGACCTGGACGACACACCGTCTGCTGAGCTTCGCGGTGACATCATGAAGCTATCTCCGCTCTAG
- the LOC117605661 gene encoding uncharacterized protein LOC117605661 isoform X9: protein MSRGSQTFSDESEKSDPAKVRSAEWCIGNPLLSSRACINESLEERVQELEQALQAERFAAQRDRATITKLQRQINKREATQRDVERERRQRMEAEARVREATAEAERARSRVHHLQRELARMEETSRGLLQHKHRAEQLKQEKTALTLSYEARVHQYQAQISKLQLENESMRGQLRGLEAACAGEVHAALVARLATLETEHAALARDADAQRRQYERCLDDVANQVVRALLSQKGLREEIGALQRRIRELEAQNRTLSGLLAQAASPGSPTELIQGILEAGPAAVVAALGLDPAWVPLARPRSLNLQIPVMAATKCRRNRPLAQKPSEEEGSESPESGNRDEGYSTMSSDVQGEGARQEPSRGLEDLKEATDETEADVSPDARLVALDAGDPDVLFLPLNLTVGINPRHSYPPTKDLLPYQHVMRSFSDSHLCLKLTTTTNFTPYKLSSPIGSSSLLLVEEEGWDAEYVQQWLRLDDSRSAQQHRDLLELEYDRAELEDWSFSLSTEDLVQNESTVWKEPATTTTTPALPAIKEHNPLELEEDANECLWNGASYLADRTGGELVALLMDARATGSWPYATSPGASWSSEEGALENSSKRSSAALSGCSDDPDSPSVGTDFTRDFYRLVKFESTKSLASTSSRSGRPPPDREQALQSVLSFIAEQQMYLAELPNNLLEHGNVPLATEVVEETENKDERGTEAMCTEIETSVDQDNSNTENVVETSSNDDLLDQIPVPSLAPEERIISAVACNGGVSYTTVAPSELGAVPEEDEEAATSSTPSTVVSPARAPLLVEGRDRSLSFHERATSKDVIDELNRMIRKGEEHTVTHESQVPLEKLDLACCCPTGWVHVERDIDFTDPKARANLLDVMLESSESSSATSSSGSAGSDSGDEPPDYRHLHRLHRYRRQKKASAAQAHRVLRLPSTWGSSRPSIIGRGEDFFVRYGDKEREAVASFDFLDEIVPPSSRGSNTSLIDLDDTPSAELRGDIMKLSPL from the exons AGAGAGGCCACGCAACGAGATGTGGAACGTGAACGGCGACAACGAATGGAAGCCGAAGCTCGTGTACGCGAGGCTACGGCTGAAGCTGAACGAGCACGCTCCAGGGTTCATCATCTCCAAAGAGAGCTGGCCAG GATGGAGGAGACGTCACGGGGGTTGTTGCAACACAAGCACAGGGCTGAACAGCTGAAGCAAGAGAAAACCGCGCTCACGCTATCTTACGAG GCACGCGTACATCAGTATCAGGCACAAATCTCGAAGCTGCAGCTGGAGAACGAGTCAATGAGGGGTCAGCTGCGCGGTTTGGAAGCTGCGTGTGCTGGCGAAGTGCATGCTGCACTTGTGGCACGTCTGGCGACCTTGGAAACAGAGCACGCCGCCTTGGCGCGTGACGCCGACGCTCAGCGTCGCCAGTACGAGCGGTGCCTGGACGACGTCGCCAACCAGGTGGTCCGCGCCCTTCTATCCCAAAAG GGTCTCAGGGAAGAAATCGGTGCATTGCAGAGGCGTATTCGGGAGCTGGAAGCTCAAAATCGAACGCTTTCAGGATTATTGGCACAGGCAGCGAGTCCTGGAAGTCCGACTGAGTTGATTCAAGGGATCCTCGAAGCTGGACCAGCGGCAGTGGTCGCTGCGCTTGGTCTCGATCCAGCTTGGGTTCCTTTAGCGAGGCCTCGTTCACTTAATCTACAGATACCAGTAATGGCTGCGACGAAATGTAGACGAAACAGACCCTTGG CCCAAAAACCGTCGGAAGAAGAAGGGAGCGAGAGTCCAGAGAGCGGCAACAGGGATGAAGGTTACTCGACGATGTCCAGCGATGTCCAGGGAGAGGGTGCTCGACAGGAACCATCCCGAGGGTTGGAGGATCTGAAGGAAGCGACCGACGAGACGGAGGCGGATGTTTCTCCGGATGCAAGATTGGTCGCCCTTGACGCTGGTGACCCTGACGTTCTATTTTTGCCGTTGAATCTCACTGTAGGAATAAACCCACGTCACAGCTATCCACCGACCAAAGATTTGCTGCCGTATCAACACGTGATGCGTAGCTTCTCTGACAGTCATCTATGCCTCAAGTTGACCACGACGACCAATTTTACACCCTACAAACTATCCAGCCCCATTGGATCGTCCTCTCTCCTCCTCGTCGAAGAGGAGGGTTGGGATGCTGAATATGTGCAACAATGGCTCag GTTGGACGACAGCAGAAGTGCTCAACAACATCGAGATCTCCTCGAGTTGGAATACGACAGAGCAGAACTGGAAGATTGGAGTTTCTCGTTGTCCACCGAGGACCTTGTTCAAAATGAATCCACGGTATGGAAGGAACCTGCTACCACTACAACCACCCCGGCTCTGCCGGCAATCAAGGAACATAATCCTCTAGAATTGGAAGAGGACGCGAACGAATGCTTATGGAATGGTGCCAGTTACCTGGCTGATAGAACCGGAGGCGAATTG GTTGCTTTGCTGATGGACGCTAGAGCAACTGGCTCGTGGCCATACGCTACAAGCCCGGGTGCTTCCTGGAGCAGCGAAGAAGGAGCTCTTGAAAACTCCAGCAAGAGATCATCGGCGGCTTTATCCGGTTGTAGCGACGATCCAGACTCTCCCTCCGTTGGCACCGATTTTACCAGAGACTTCTACAGGTTGGTCAAGTTCGAGAGTACGAAAAGCTTAGCTAGCACGTCGTCGAGAAGCGGAAGACCTCCGCCGGACAGAGAACAAGCTCTGCAAAGCGTGCTGTCGTTCATCGCGGAACAGCAAATGTACTTAGCCGAACTACCGAATAATCTGTTGGAGCACGGCAACGTACCTCTCGCAACGGAAG TTGTAGAGGAAACTGAAAACAAAGACGAGCGTGGAACCGAGGCGATGTGCACCGAAATAGAAACATCCGTCGATCAAGATAACAGCAACACGGAGAACGTCGTTGAAACGAGCAGTAACGACGATCTGCTGGATCAGATACCCGTGCCGTCTTTAGCACCAGAAGAGAGAATAATCAGTGCAGTAGCGTGTAACGGTGGCGTCTCTTACACCACGGTAGCGCCGTCTGAATTAGGAGCTGTCCCCGAAGAAGACGAGGAAGCGGCCACTTCCTCTACGCCGAGCACAGTT GTCAGTCCAGCAAGAGCGCCTTTATTAGTGGAGGGCAGAGATCGATCGTTGAGTTTCCATGAACGTGCCACGTCGAAAGATGTGATAGACGAGTTGAATCGAATGATCAGGAAGGGCGAGGAACACACGGTCACCCATGAAAGCCAGGTGCCGCTGGAAAAATTGGATCTCGCTTGCTGCTGCCCAACAGGATGGGTTCACGTTGAACGGGACATTGACTTTACCGACCCAAAA GCAAGAGCCAATCTTTTAGACGTGATGTTAGAAAGCAGCGAAAGTTCTTCGGCGACATCGAGCAGCGGATCAGCAGGAAGTGACTCGGGGGATGAACCGCCTGATTACCGTCACTTGCATAGATTACACCGATACCGACGACAAAAGAAAG CATCGGCGGCCCAGGCACATCGTGTGCTGAGACTGCCGTCAACGTGGGGTTCATCGAGGCCGTCGATCATTGGACGAGGCGAGGATTTCTTCGTGCGATACGGAGACAAGGAACGGGAAGCCGTGGCCTCTTTCGACTTCCTTGACGAGATCGTTCCGCCATCCTCCAGAGGCTCCAATACCAGTCTCATCGACCTGGACGACACACCGTCTGCTGAGCTTCGCGGTGACATCATGAAGCTATCTCCGCTCTAG